GACAGACGCTCGCGTCCTCCGCAACCTCCCGTAGGTGGGGCGGCCCCACTCGGACGATCTCCCCGTCTGCGTGCCGCCGCTCCTTCACCACGCCCCACAGGGCGTTGTCCACGGCGATATTGGTGGCCGAGACCAGCAGAACCCGCTTGCCCCGCGCGATCAGGTCACCGATGGCCCGCTTGAGGACCGTGGTCTTGCCGGTGCCCGGCGGGCCCCAGACCAGCCACAGGCCCTCACCCGTGCAAGCGCGGTACGCCTGCTCCTGGCCCGACAGGAGCAGGCCCTGCGGCGGCCCGGTCGGTGCGAGCCGACCCGTGCCCGCCTCGCCGCGGGCCATGAGGTGAGCCAGAGGGGCGTCGGTGAGCGCGGCCATGCCCTCCCATAACGCCTTGACGAGGAAGCCAGTGGGCTGCGGTTTCATCCACAGATGGGGATCAATCGGGTCCGCGAACTCGGGAACGCGCACCCGCAAGGCGGTACCGTCCTTGAACACGTCGAGGACGGAGTGGCCGGCATCGACACCGCTCTCGTCGGGCCCGGCCAGTCTCAGGCTGTCGCCCTGAAGCTGATCCGTCCCGAAGTCGGAGCCACGCACGTCGACGACGTACTCGCCGGGCTTTCGGCCCCGTACCGCCCGCCCCAGGGGGCGCCACCGTGGCTCGCGCGCTGGTACGCCCTCGTGGGCCACCCAGGCATCCAACGCCGAGACGACTTCTTCCTGCCAGCCCACGTTCCCCCGCTACGACCGCGCCGCCTGGATCTTGATCCGTAGTACCAGGGCAGCCCAGCGCTGACCACCACCAATCTGGCCAAGGTGACCGGCGGACGACTCGTTACACAGCGGTAGCATCCGCAGTAGCATGAAGAGCATGAGCGAGCCTACCCAGAAGTACTCGATCACGATGCCCCGGGACATCGCCGAAGCCGCCCGCGCCCGTAGTGGCCCCTCCGGCCTGTCCGCCTACGTCGCCGCCGCCGTCGCCCGCCAGATCGAGCGCGACAACCTCAACGAACTCATCCAGGTCGCCGAGGCACAGCACGGCCCCATCACCGATGATGAGGTGCAGGCCCTGCGCGACCAGCTCCACCAGGCACGCGCACAGCAGACCGGCGATGCGGCGAGCGCGGCGTGACACGGTCCCCTGCCGCCCCGGGCGGCACACTGGTACTCGACAGCGAGGGGCTGGCCAAGGCCGTGCTGCGCGACCGCACAGTCACCGCCTGGCTCGCCCTGGCGCGCGCCGATGACCTGCGTGTGATCACGTCAGCGGCCACTCTGGTGGAAGTCGTCCACCCACGCATCAACCGCCCGGCCCTGGAGTGGACGCTCTCCCGCCTCATCGTGGAGCCGGTCACCGACGCAGTCGCACGCCACGCCGCCGCCCTGCTCACCGATGCCAGCCTGCACGGCCACAAGTACGCCATCGACGCCATGCTCAGCGCAACCGCCCTTGCCGCCCCTGGGCCCGTCACCGTGCTCACCTCCGACCCGGAAGATCTCACGGCCCTATGCGGAACCCGCGCCACCGTCATCAAGGTCTGACGCCCAAAATTGGAATGAACCGAATATTTCGCCATCGGGGGACATACGCGGGATCGCTCTCCTGACGCTGATCAGACAACACTCTGACCTTCGAGAACAACCGGGACTGGTTCGGCCTCCGGAGCCGTGTATGCAGGTTCGAGGAGCCGTGTATGCAGGTTCGAATCCTGCCGGGGGCACCCAGCATGAGGTGCCCAAAGACCCCGTCACCAGCGGAAACGCTGAGGCCGGGGTCTTCGCGTATGTGCAGGCGTATGCCGCGGCGAGCGGCCCTAGGACGGGGCCTGTGGACTGTTCGTGGACAGGATCTTGGGGCATCCTCCCTGGTCAGTCCCGGCAAACGGAAAGGCCCCTGGGCAGTTCCAGGGCCGGAGAGACCGACTGCCGGCCCAGTTGGCCATGGCGACTGTTGAGACTCAGCCCGTCGCCGTCTTTTCCTTGGTGGGGGCTCGGCGGGGTGTCACACGATCCAAATGGACCACCACGCCGGCGTAGAAGCGGTGCACCGCTTCGTCGACGCTCCGGATAAAGCCGGACTCGGCGTTGCCCCGGCCGCTTCCCATCCCCTTGAACAATGACAAGCGGAAGCCCGTGATGTGGGTGCTGCTGTCCTTCGGAAGCAGGTCCGCCGGCTCAGGACGGAGCCGCTCCAGGGTGCCCCGGGGGCCACCAGTGCCCCCTTCGACCAGGGTCTCGATGTGGAGGTCCGCCGGCGCTTCGGCCAAGGTCCGGACGAGTCGTTTGGCCCAGGACAACGGGTAGCCCTGCTCCGGTGCCGAGATCTCAATGGAGGTGCGCAGTTTGCCGGTGCGGAGGTCAGCGGTGACCGCCAGAACGCCGGGCGTTCCCTCGATGCGCAGTTCCGCCTGCAGCAGCCCGTCGAGGCAAAGCTGATCGGCGAGACCGCTCCGGCGTGCTGCCGGATCCGTTCCCCTCTTGGCTCGCTGGACGGGCAGTACTTTCTGTCCCAGTTCACCACCCAACCCGAGACATACCTGGCGGATCAGCCGCTCCCAGCTCTCGACAACCTCCAGTGCGCGTGTATCTCCCTGGCACAGGGTCTCGTCGTCGATTCCGTTGCGTACAGGCACCCAGGCCGGGCCCATGTTCTGGAAGCCATGGCAGCCGGAGTTCTCGTGCTGCAGGTAGTGGAGCAGTTCCTGGAGGAGCCACGCGTGCGCCCCGCTGCTGACACCCTCGTGCCGGATCAGCATCTGCGCCTGGTGCGCGACTTCCGCCCACGAAAGGTGCCGGAGCGCCACTTTGTGCTTGCGCCGTCCGTCGATCTTGACGTCGACGAGCGGGCTGCCCTCCAACGCGACATCGTTCGACAGCGTGATCACGGCCTCGTAGCCACGGCGCGCGGCGATGTCCATGTACGCCTGTACTTGATCGGGCTTGAGGGCGTTGCCGTTGGTCTTCGTCTCGACCAGCGCCGTCCACAGCTTGCCGGCCCGCTCGACGCGGATCACCCCGTCAGGGCGTCGCGGCGTATCACCGTGCGGCAGGGTGACTTCGGTGTAGGTCTCCATGCGGCCTGCCGGCGCCCCGAAGCCGGCGGTGAGTCGCCTGCCGAATTCAGGAACCTGTGCCATCACCGACAGCAGCACGGAGGTCGCCCGCATTTCACGATCCCGGTCACTCTTGAGCGCAGACACCGGGAACAGCCGGGCCACCCTCCAAGATTCATTCTCAGCCAGGGTCTTTTTGACCGCCTTGGGAAGAGTGACCTTCTTCTTCGCCGTACGCGGTCGAGCAGCCGGCTTCTGCGGCTCGTCGCCGTCTTCGGGTCGACGAGGAGATGGAACGACTCCCAGCGATCCTTGTGATATCGGCTCGTCGGCCGAGGCTGCCGGACCCGTCATGTCCGCCTGATCGCCGCTCGCGCCGGCCTGCGCTTCCACTGCCGTCGCATCGTCATCGATGTCGACGCCGAAGTCCGTTGCCAGACCGGCGAGACCAGTGTCGTAGCCCTGGCCCACAGCGCGAAATTTCCACTCTTGTCCGCGCCGATACAGCTCACCAAAGATGATCGCACTCACCGAGTCGACGTCATTGATGGCAAAGCGAAGAAGATCATCACCGGCCCCATCAGCCAACGAGAGCCTGACGTCCTCAAGTTCCCCGAAGCGCGCTCCGTCGTAACGGCTGGCAGCCACGACTATCCGGTCGACGTCAGCCGATACCGCAGTCAAGTCGAAGCTGATCCGGTCCTCGTTCCCGTCCTCCGTCGGCGTCTTGCCCAGAAGCTGCACGCTTCCGTCGGCCGCGACTGGGTTGTTGTAGAAGTAGAAGTCGGTGTCACTGCGGACCTTGCCGTTCACGTCCAGCAACAGGACGGAGACGTCCGCGTCACCCTCGCCAGTCGAGCTCCCCCAGCCCAAACTGACGATCACAGACCCAACGTTCTCACTCAGGGCTGCCAGAGCCACATTCGAGCCTTTGCTCATTTCATGCACAGCGCCCCCCAATTGGCACAAGTCGGGCATAAAGCCTGCCCTGACTGCCTGACATACGACGCAGTGTGACGCGCCGCACACGGGTAACTGTAGTGCCCACAGAACTGACCGCGGGGACAAGCCAGGATTTCGGGCGCCATCCCCCGCACCCGGCTGAAGCGCGGGCCCCCGGCTACCCGAAGGCCCGAGCCTGCCCTCGCTCGCGATCACTCGTACTCGCGCAAGAGCTCTTCGATCTTGCGTTCGGCGATCTCCCGTCGTCCATCGATGCTCCAGCAGCACCCGATCCCGCTCAAGCGTCGCCCCCTCTCCGGCGGTCAGACCGTGATGTATCTCACGAAGCGGTCAGATCAGACCTATCTCATAAAACCGGTATGCCGAACATCGGACCGGTCGCGACTGCGCGGGAGACAGCCCGACACGCGAAGGCCTCGCTGCCACCTGGACTGAAGCCGTGCGACAGCCAGGTCGACATGCGCGCCCTCGACGGGCCGCCAAGGCCGCGCGGGACCCACTCGTCATGGACATAGGGCGTCGAATCGCCCGAAGCAGTGACAAGCCACACAGAGGCAATCCCTTGCCTCACGGGCGGCCTCGAGGTGGGATCGGCAGTCAACGGCCGAGCCTGGTCTAGTCCACTACGAGGAGCATCTATGCGCAGGATTCATGCGCGGCGGCGCACTGCGGTCGCCGCAGCCTGGATCACCAGTCTCACCAGTTTCGCAGCGATAGCAGGGCTTTTGTCTGGTTCCGCCGCCGTCGCCGCACCCGTGCGACCGGCGCAAGAAGTCAAGCCCGTGCCGGCGGCCGGACAGCAGTCGAAGATCGCGCCCGGCAGCCTGATGACCACTGCGCAGTGCCGGGCGGTGTGGGGGTTCGACTGCTACAACGCGCTCCAGTACCGCCAGGCGTACAACCTGAACCCGCTGTACAAGGCAGGAGTGACCGGCAAGGGGCGCACGATCGTGATCGTGGATCCGTTCGGCTCGCCGACCATCCAGAAGGACCTGGACGTCTACAGCGCCCGGTTCGGCATGAAGAGCACCCATGTCGACGTGGTCAAGTGGGGCAACGTCCCGCGCTTCAACCCCAGCGACCCCGACCAGCTCGGCTGGGCCGGGGAGACCACCCTCGACGTGGAGATGGCGCATGCCGTCGCCCCGGACGCGCACATCGTCCTGGCGGAGACCGGGGTCGGCCGGATCGGGGACGGCACCACCGGCCTGAAAGAGGTCATGGACGCCGAGAAGTCGCTCATCGACCGCGGCGTGGGCGATGTGATCAGCCAGAGCTGGGGCGTGGCGGAGAACAACTTCCCCGGCTTCAGCAAGGGTGACTTCTCCAGCATCCAGAACCTGCGCTACGCCTACAAGGACGCGGCCAAGCACGGTGTGACCGTCACCGACGCTTCCGGCGACAGCGGACCCACCGACACCACGTCGAACGGCCAGACCACCTATCCGTACAGGGTCAACGCCTGGCCGACCGACGACCCCCTGGTGGTCTCGGTCGGCGGCACCCAGCTGCACCTGGACGCCAACGGCAACCGCACCGCGCCGGACAGCGTCTACAACGACCACGGCGCCAGCGGCGGCGGCGAGTCCCACGTCTTCGCCCGTCCCTCATACCAGAACGGGGTGGCCGGCAATCACCGCAGCACCCCGGACGTCTCCATGTCCGCCGCGCTGAAGGGCGGCGGATGGGTGTACTCCAGCTACGACCCGAAGAAGGTCGGGTGGGAGGTCTACGTCGGCACCAGCGAGGCCAGCCCGCTCTTCGCAGGAATCGTGGCCCTGGCCGACCAGGTCGCCGGGCACCGGCTGGGAGACATCCACAAGGCGCTGTACTCGCTGTACGCGAAGTCCTCGTCGACCCCGTCCACCGGGATCGTGGACGTGAAGGACGGCACGAACAACAGCTACGCGGGCGTCACCGGCTACACCGCGGTGAAGGGCTACGACATGGCGACCGGTGTCGGAACGATCGACGCGGCCCGCTTCGTCCCGGCCCTCGCCAAGGCGGGCTGACCGCAACCTGTCTCCGAGGCGCGGGCGCCCGGCGTACCACTGCCGGGCCCCGCGCCGAGACGGCGGAGACGGCGGCTCGTATACGCAGACGTACGCCGCCGGAAGTGGCCGTGCGACGGGGCCTGTGGACTGTTCATGGACAGGATCTTGGGGCGTCTGCCCAGGTCAGACCCAACGAACGAGAGTACCTCTGGACACCGAGGAGTCGGGCAGCAGGCATCACGGCGAGAGAGCGGCCGACCGCACCATGTAGGTAGCGGCTCCCATCAGCAATAGCCGCGATCGGACCGAACCATGCAGCTCCGTTAGCTACTGTCTGCACATCGGGGAGCTCAGTGAGTGCCAGGGGGTGGGGATGTCCGGTGCGACACTTTCTTTGATCGTTGCAATCGTTGGCGTTGGTGGCACGCTGGCCTCAGCAGTGATCACTCAAGTTCTTGCTCAGCGAGCTGAGTCGCAGAGGCTGGAGCGGGAGGAGCGGGTTCGTCTCGCGGAGCAGCGAGCTTCTGAAGATCAGCGCAAGGTCGATCAGCTCCGGGATTGCTACGTCCAGTTGAACGCCCGTGATCGTCACTATCGAGACGCAATGCTGGCGTACGCCTACGCGCTCAAATCGGGATCCGCCGAGGCGGAGGCAACGGAAGTAAGTAGCGCGCGGCGTGCTCAAAGGGACGCTCGTGCTGAAGCTCAGCTGATTGCCAGCGACGCAGTGCTCGAGATCGAAAGTCGGGTCAATGCCCAGCTTACGATCGCCTACAGACGCCTGATGGAAGTAGCGGGCGAGCCGGACTCATCCACTCGTGAGGCCAGGCTCAACCAGGTCATTGACCTTTTGGACTCCATCATTTCGCAGCAGGGGCATGTGCGAGCGCTCATGCGCCTTGAGGTGCGCGCCACTGAAGAGCTTCCGGACTGGTACAACCCGGAGATCGGGCTGCCACAGCACCAGTTGGCCGACCACTGATCGCTGAAGGGGCAAGCCTCCAGATGGCGCGGGAACTTGCCCCTGGTAGATCGGCGATCACTCGTACTCACGCAACAGCTCCTCGATCTTCCGGTTGGCGATGTCCTGTCGTCCGTCGATGCACTTGGCGTAGCGGCTCAGCAGGACCTCAACACTGTTGCCCGCGCGTTCGGCCACCTCGGTGGGATCCACCCCGGAGTTGAGCCAGGTTGACGGGGCCGAGTGCCGGAGATCGTACGGCCGGGCGGCGAGCGGCGAGCCGACCGCGGTCGGCGGGAGAGCCAGCGCACGGGCTTCCTGCCAGAGCGGTAGTACGTTTGAGGAGCCGACCACTCCCCCGCGCTCGTTGGTGAACAACCGCCCGTCCTCGGCGGTGCCGAAGGTGTCGAGGTGCTGCCGGAGGATGGCGACGAGCTGAGGCGGGATCGGTACGAGCCGGACCTCCTCCGCCGGCCGGTTCTTCAGGCCCCGGTCGTCGTGGGTCTCACCGGAGTCCGTCCCCTGCTTGCCGACTCTCGGGCGCGTCCGGTTCAGCAGTGCCGTCCCCCAGCCGACCTCGGGCAGCTTCAGGTCTGCACTGGTGAGGCCGACGGCCTCAGCCGGGCGTAGGGCGCCGTAGTACATACATGCGAACAGGCCGACGAGACGGCGACCACGCGCGCGGCCATACCCGCCGACGTACGAATCCTCAGAGGGTAACCCGTCCAGGTAGGCCCCAGCCGCGATTCGCTCACGCAACGCCTGAGAGATCACCTGATAGGTCCCGCGTGGGCTGGGGCCCGGCACGCATTCCTCCTTCGGACACCGTCGCGTCCAAGCTTCCCGCGCGCACCCGTGTTGCTGGGCGTGTCCTTGCTGTCCGACTGTCCGGTTACGCCTCTCACCTGCGCAAACGGCCGGACAGCCCAAAGGCCCGCTGTCCGGGGTGTCCGGTCACAGATGGCTGTAACAGCCGGGCGCTCCGGGTGTTACAGCCCGTGGCGAAGCCGACCTCTCAATGGGCGGAGGAGCCGGAGGCGACTTCTGATCTGATCTGCCTCGCGAGGGAGTGACAGAAGGGCGTCGAACATCCCTGCCTGCTCAAGGTCGGTGCACGGTACGGGGCTGCCGGTACGGGCCTGCCGGCGGTGCGAGCTGGACACTCAGCCGAGCACAGTGGAACGCCCTCGTACGCAGCTCAGCGCCCTGTCGACAGAGTCCGTCCTCGCGGTTACGTACAGGTAGAAGCAAGGGGGGCGCACGCGTCTTCCATCGTGCTTCACCTTCCACTCACGAAGTGCAACACGATCTCTTGTCGCCGATCACAATCGGCCATATGGTGACGGGCCATCAACGAGTTCCACATGCAAGTAGTTGGGGGGCCGATGTCCAGCATGGGGAGCTTCGAGTCTATTATTCGCGAAGCGATAGGTGTTTTCGGGGAAGAATTAAAACCTAAACTCAAGGCTTCAACCGGCACGGAAGATCAGCTTCGAGGGCCATTTGAACGCCTCATCACAAGTGCTGTCGGAGGGCTCGGGCTGAAATCGGTCCTGATCGGTGAAGTCCCTCTCGTTGACATCGGCGCCCGCCCAGACTACGCCGTGCATGTCGCCGACGCACTAGTTGGCCACGTCGAATTAAAGCGACCGGGCGTCGGTGCGGACCCGGACTCATTCACTGGCCGGAACGCGAGCCAATGGCAGAAACTCAAGCTTTTGCCGAACGTGCTCTACACCGATGGCAACGAATGGGGTCTTTATCGCAACGGCCACCGTGTCGGTGAAATTGCCCGGATGAACCTGTCGGTCAAGACCGCGGGAAGCAAACTGGCACCAGCCGACGACGGCGTTTCCCGGGTGCTATTCGACTTCCTGACCTGGAAGCCGCAGCCGCCACGAACCATCACGCAGTTGGTTCGAGCGGTGGCTGGCCTCTGCAGGCTGCTCTGTTCTGAAGTCCGGGAAGCATTGCGCCTAGAAAAGTCCGGGAAGCGTCTCGAGACACTTACAGTCCTCAAGGAGGACTGGGGCAAGCTCCTTTTCCCGGAACAAACCGACGAAGAGTTCGCTGATCAGTACGCACAGACCGTCGTCTTCGCTCTGCTACTTGCCCGTGTGGAGGGCATTGTCTTCGAAC
This genomic interval from Streptomyces sp. NBC_00557 contains the following:
- a CDS encoding CopG family transcriptional regulator; its protein translation is MSEPTQKYSITMPRDIAEAARARSGPSGLSAYVAAAVARQIERDNLNELIQVAEAQHGPITDDEVQALRDQLHQARAQQTGDAASAA
- a CDS encoding type II toxin-antitoxin system VapC family toxin, translating into MTRSPAAPGGTLVLDSEGLAKAVLRDRTVTAWLALARADDLRVITSAATLVEVVHPRINRPALEWTLSRLIVEPVTDAVARHAAALLTDASLHGHKYAIDAMLSATALAAPGPVTVLTSDPEDLTALCGTRATVIKV
- a CDS encoding TerD family protein; this encodes MSKGSNVALAALSENVGSVIVSLGWGSSTGEGDADVSVLLLDVNGKVRSDTDFYFYNNPVAADGSVQLLGKTPTEDGNEDRISFDLTAVSADVDRIVVAASRYDGARFGELEDVRLSLADGAGDDLLRFAINDVDSVSAIIFGELYRRGQEWKFRAVGQGYDTGLAGLATDFGVDIDDDATAVEAQAGASGDQADMTGPAASADEPISQGSLGVVPSPRRPEDGDEPQKPAARPRTAKKKVTLPKAVKKTLAENESWRVARLFPVSALKSDRDREMRATSVLLSVMAQVPEFGRRLTAGFGAPAGRMETYTEVTLPHGDTPRRPDGVIRVERAGKLWTALVETKTNGNALKPDQVQAYMDIAARRGYEAVITLSNDVALEGSPLVDVKIDGRRKHKVALRHLSWAEVAHQAQMLIRHEGVSSGAHAWLLQELLHYLQHENSGCHGFQNMGPAWVPVRNGIDDETLCQGDTRALEVVESWERLIRQVCLGLGGELGQKVLPVQRAKRGTDPAARRSGLADQLCLDGLLQAELRIEGTPGVLAVTADLRTGKLRTSIEISAPEQGYPLSWAKRLVRTLAEAPADLHIETLVEGGTGGPRGTLERLRPEPADLLPKDSSTHITGFRLSLFKGMGSGRGNAESGFIRSVDEAVHRFYAGVVVHLDRVTPRRAPTKEKTATG
- a CDS encoding S53 family peptidase is translated as MPAAGQQSKIAPGSLMTTAQCRAVWGFDCYNALQYRQAYNLNPLYKAGVTGKGRTIVIVDPFGSPTIQKDLDVYSARFGMKSTHVDVVKWGNVPRFNPSDPDQLGWAGETTLDVEMAHAVAPDAHIVLAETGVGRIGDGTTGLKEVMDAEKSLIDRGVGDVISQSWGVAENNFPGFSKGDFSSIQNLRYAYKDAAKHGVTVTDASGDSGPTDTTSNGQTTYPYRVNAWPTDDPLVVSVGGTQLHLDANGNRTAPDSVYNDHGASGGGESHVFARPSYQNGVAGNHRSTPDVSMSAALKGGGWVYSSYDPKKVGWEVYVGTSEASPLFAGIVALADQVAGHRLGDIHKALYSLYAKSSSTPSTGIVDVKDGTNNSYAGVTGYTAVKGYDMATGVGTIDAARFVPALAKAG